One segment of Gordonia terrae DNA contains the following:
- a CDS encoding winged helix-turn-helix transcriptional regulator, translating to MMHLKGPLAERDSWEASGCSIAKAIDLVGTRSAILILREAFYGATRFDQFSRRVGITDAVASSRLRELTEAGIFTKVPYREAGQRERFEYQLTDKGRDLFPVVMSLMQWGNDHLQPGGAPLTVTDTEQAPVRVGVVPEHTALLSPEDVEVRVARRTRPVPLRPERSE from the coding sequence ATGATGCACCTGAAGGGACCGCTCGCCGAGCGCGACAGCTGGGAGGCGAGCGGCTGCTCGATCGCCAAGGCGATCGACCTGGTGGGGACCCGGTCCGCGATCCTCATCTTGCGCGAGGCCTTCTACGGCGCAACCCGGTTCGATCAGTTCAGTCGCCGTGTCGGGATCACCGACGCGGTCGCGTCGAGCCGCCTCCGAGAACTCACCGAGGCCGGGATCTTCACCAAGGTGCCCTACCGCGAAGCCGGTCAGCGGGAACGGTTCGAGTATCAGCTCACCGACAAGGGCCGCGACCTCTTTCCGGTGGTGATGTCGTTGATGCAGTGGGGTAACGACCATCTCCAACCCGGCGGTGCGCCACTCACCGTGACCGACACGGAGCAGGCCCCCGTTCGGGTCGGGGTCGTCCCCGAACACACTGCCCTGCTCTCACCCGAGGACGTCGAGGTGCGAGTCGCCCGGCGCACCCGCCCGGTCCCGCTCCGACCGGAGCGGTCGGAATGA
- a CDS encoding putative immunity protein encodes MILPTIFDPRLVTIRRGGTLTDADHHSLALWAATCAEHVLPLFESARPEDARPREAIAAVRAWTRGELAMMASRAAGGHAMGAARDLRGAPRFAAYAAGQAAVTAHVASHDLGAAAYAIKAVRAEHGTDAGKLECAWQREQLPDRLRELVLDDQRARNDLCWLAFSVD; translated from the coding sequence ATGATCCTGCCCACGATCTTCGATCCTCGCCTGGTCACCATCCGTCGTGGCGGGACGCTGACCGACGCCGATCATCACTCCCTTGCGCTCTGGGCAGCGACATGCGCCGAGCACGTCCTCCCCCTGTTCGAGTCGGCCCGTCCCGAGGACGCGCGACCCCGCGAAGCCATTGCCGCCGTCCGCGCGTGGACCCGGGGCGAGCTGGCGATGATGGCGTCGCGGGCCGCTGGCGGACATGCCATGGGTGCCGCACGCGACCTGCGTGGTGCACCGCGCTTCGCCGCATACGCCGCCGGGCAGGCGGCGGTGACGGCCCACGTCGCATCGCACGATCTGGGCGCCGCGGCCTACGCGATCAAGGCGGTGCGAGCGGAGCACGGGACCGATGCGGGCAAGCTCGAATGCGCTTGGCAGCGTGAACAACTCCCGGACCGGCTGCGCGAGCTGGTACTCGACGACCAGCGTGCCCGGAATGACCTGTGCTGGTTGGCCTTCTCCGTCGACTGA
- a CDS encoding MBL fold metallo-hydrolase, whose amino-acid sequence MTFHRDVVPGIHWLEHAHTNQYIVEDRDRLVLVDCGLPRSYQPLVRAIRELGRDTDAVSDLIITHGHFDHVGTARRLAREWRIPVHVHRDDAWLASHPYRYAHQNATRFGVPLRHPRSLSLLGRMAVAGAFTVRGVDHMDVTSFGDAAVLPGGAQVIPTPGHTYGHVSLHFPLRDAVIAGDALVTLDPYTAATGPRMIAGSATADLGRNRTSLDALAATEAKSLLPGHGVPWHHGVDVAVARARETSG is encoded by the coding sequence ATGACCTTCCATCGCGACGTCGTACCAGGCATTCACTGGCTGGAACACGCGCACACGAATCAGTACATCGTCGAGGACCGAGACCGGCTGGTCCTCGTCGACTGCGGACTCCCCCGGTCGTATCAACCCCTCGTCCGGGCCATCCGCGAACTAGGCCGGGACACCGACGCCGTCTCCGATCTGATCATCACCCATGGCCACTTCGACCACGTGGGCACGGCGCGCCGTCTGGCGCGCGAATGGCGGATACCGGTCCACGTTCACCGTGACGATGCCTGGCTGGCATCGCACCCCTACCGTTATGCACATCAAAACGCCACCAGATTCGGAGTGCCCCTTCGTCATCCGCGGTCTCTGTCCCTACTCGGGCGGATGGCGGTGGCGGGCGCGTTCACAGTCCGCGGCGTCGATCACATGGACGTGACGAGCTTCGGCGACGCCGCGGTACTCCCCGGCGGCGCGCAGGTGATACCCACCCCGGGCCACACGTACGGCCATGTGTCACTTCACTTCCCGCTACGTGATGCGGTGATCGCCGGCGATGCCCTGGTGACTCTCGATCCCTACACCGCGGCTACCGGCCCCCGCATGATCGCCGGGTCCGCGACCGCCGACCTCGGTCGCAACCGAACGTCGCTCGATGCCCTGGCAGCGACGGAGGCGAAGTCCCTCCTTCCCGGTCATGGGGTGCCGTGGCATCACGGAGTGGACGTCGCGGTGGCCCGGGCGCGCGAGACCAGCGGCTGA
- a CDS encoding NAD-dependent succinate-semialdehyde dehydrogenase → MSTYVTANPTTGVTDREFSGLEDAEVATVAERSLAAYQDWRSTEVSERAAVLARAADLYEKRAGELASVITTEMGKPAKEAAGEVQLAADIYRWYAEHGPDLLETEALDPQGAESSIVQVAPIGPLVGVMPWNYPYYQVARFAAPNLLAGNTVILKHASICAASSALMAEILHDAGVPGDAYINVYASSDQIADLLAHNAIRGVSLTGSEKAGAAVAKVAAANLKKSVLELGGSDPFILLDSADMERTTKIAARARLSNAGQACNSPKRFIVLDDLYDDFVDGVVKQFESTAVGDPADESTQMGPLSSLSARDTVAEQVDTAVNQGATLRTGGKPVQRDGAFFEPTVLTDITPEMDAYSEEIFGPVAMIYKVASAEDAVALANDVEFGLSGSVWSDDIDSAEKVADRLEVGMAYVNEHGTTLPGLPFGGVKRSGYGRELGRWGMGEFVNTKLRRTASA, encoded by the coding sequence GTGAGCACATATGTCACCGCGAATCCGACCACCGGTGTCACCGACCGGGAGTTCTCCGGGCTCGAGGACGCCGAGGTGGCCACGGTTGCCGAACGATCCCTGGCCGCGTATCAGGACTGGCGTTCGACCGAAGTGTCCGAACGTGCCGCGGTGCTCGCGCGGGCTGCTGATCTGTACGAGAAGCGGGCCGGCGAGCTCGCGTCCGTGATCACGACCGAGATGGGAAAGCCCGCCAAGGAGGCGGCCGGGGAGGTGCAGCTCGCCGCCGACATCTATCGCTGGTACGCCGAGCACGGGCCCGATCTCCTCGAAACCGAGGCGCTCGATCCGCAGGGTGCGGAGTCGTCGATCGTGCAGGTCGCTCCGATCGGTCCGCTCGTCGGCGTCATGCCGTGGAACTACCCGTACTATCAGGTCGCGCGATTCGCCGCGCCGAACCTGTTGGCGGGCAACACCGTCATCCTCAAGCACGCGTCGATCTGCGCGGCCTCGTCGGCCCTGATGGCCGAGATCCTGCACGACGCGGGCGTGCCTGGAGACGCGTACATCAACGTGTACGCGAGCAGTGATCAGATCGCAGACCTACTCGCGCACAATGCGATACGCGGTGTGTCGCTCACCGGAAGCGAGAAAGCCGGTGCAGCCGTGGCCAAGGTGGCAGCAGCGAACCTGAAGAAGTCCGTGCTCGAGCTCGGGGGATCCGACCCGTTCATCCTCCTCGATTCCGCCGACATGGAACGCACGACGAAGATCGCGGCCCGGGCGCGATTGTCGAACGCCGGGCAGGCCTGCAACTCACCGAAGCGCTTCATCGTGCTCGATGACCTGTACGACGACTTCGTCGACGGGGTTGTGAAACAGTTCGAGTCGACCGCCGTCGGTGATCCGGCAGACGAGTCCACTCAGATGGGACCGCTGTCGTCGCTCTCGGCACGCGACACCGTCGCCGAGCAGGTCGACACGGCCGTGAATCAGGGTGCGACGTTGCGGACGGGTGGCAAGCCGGTGCAGCGCGACGGCGCGTTCTTCGAACCCACCGTTTTGACGGACATCACCCCGGAGATGGACGCATACTCCGAGGAGATCTTCGGTCCCGTCGCGATGATCTACAAGGTCGCCTCCGCGGAGGACGCCGTGGCGCTCGCCAACGACGTCGAGTTCGGCCTGAGCGGGTCGGTGTGGAGCGACGACATCGACAGCGCCGAGAAGGTCGCCGACCGGCTCGAGGTCGGGATGGCCTACGTCAACGAGCACGGCACCACGTTGCCGGGCCTCCCGTTCGGCGGGGTCAAGCGATCCGGTTACGGTCGTGAACTCGGGCGCTGGGGTATGGGCGAGTTCGTCAACACCAAGCTGCGTCGGACAGCCTCGGCATAG
- a CDS encoding alpha/beta hydrolase produces the protein MSRWQRAVGLGCAFLIAVVASLSTGQPAGATPPRLADTARILAVSPETATRTTMTVYSAAMKRPVRVSVLVPRDRTGPRPTVYLLDGIDGGVYTNYTQSGWTFQTDLARFVADKKVNVVLPIGGTGSYYTDWRRLDPVLGRNMWETFLTEELPPLVDQRFRGNGRNVIGGLSMGALGAMSIAVRNPDLYRGVVAFSGCLDQGSPEFRQATATSVSTRGGNPENMWGPLNHDTWDAHNPADHVSALRGKPVYVAVGNGLPDPALGLAGLASPVGGVLEGIVARCTESFKRRADRAGVDITYDFRAGLHSWGYWNQDLHRAWPTIARALNSAG, from the coding sequence GTGTCACGCTGGCAGCGGGCCGTAGGGCTCGGTTGTGCATTTCTGATCGCGGTCGTCGCGAGCCTGTCGACGGGGCAACCGGCGGGGGCGACTCCACCGAGGCTCGCCGACACGGCGCGGATTCTCGCGGTGTCCCCGGAGACCGCGACGCGGACGACGATGACCGTGTACTCCGCGGCCATGAAGCGGCCTGTTCGGGTGAGTGTGCTCGTCCCCCGCGACCGGACCGGGCCCCGGCCCACCGTTTACCTGCTCGACGGGATCGATGGTGGGGTCTACACCAACTACACGCAGAGTGGGTGGACGTTCCAGACCGACCTCGCGCGCTTCGTCGCCGACAAGAAGGTCAACGTGGTCCTGCCCATCGGGGGTACGGGTTCGTACTACACCGACTGGCGCCGACTCGACCCCGTCCTGGGCCGGAACATGTGGGAGACCTTCCTGACCGAGGAACTCCCTCCACTGGTCGACCAACGCTTCCGAGGCAACGGGCGGAACGTGATCGGCGGGCTGTCGATGGGGGCGCTGGGTGCGATGTCCATCGCCGTGCGCAATCCGGATCTCTACCGGGGCGTCGTCGCCTTCAGCGGGTGTCTCGATCAGGGTTCGCCGGAGTTCCGGCAGGCGACCGCCACATCGGTCAGCACGAGAGGTGGGAACCCGGAGAACATGTGGGGACCGCTCAATCACGACACCTGGGATGCCCACAATCCCGCCGATCATGTGTCCGCGCTGCGGGGTAAGCCCGTATACGTCGCGGTCGGCAACGGCCTGCCCGACCCGGCACTCGGACTGGCCGGGCTGGCGTCACCCGTCGGCGGCGTCCTCGAAGGCATCGTCGCCCGATGCACCGAGAGCTTCAAGCGTCGCGCGGACCGTGCCGGGGTCGACATCACCTACGACTTCCGTGCCGGTCTCCACTCGTGGGGTTACTGGAATCAGGATCTGCATCGAGCCTGGCCCACGATCGCCCGGGCGCTGAACAGCGCGGGCTGA
- the gdhA gene encoding NADP-specific glutamate dehydrogenase, with protein sequence MVAIVAVLDEKISDLYAQVVARNPGEAEFHQAVREVFDSLGPVLAKHPHYADAGIIKRLTEPERQIIFRVPWVDDQGQVQINRGFRVEFNSALGPYKGGLRFHPSVYLGVVKFLGFEQIFKNALTGLPIGGGKGGADFDPKGRSDGEVMRFCQSFMTELYRHIGEYTDVPAGDTGVGGREIGYLFGQYKRITNRYESGVLTGKGLAWGGSQVRTEATGYGVVFFVRDMLAAAGDDLDGKTVVVSGSGNVAIYAIEKVQQLGGRVIACSDSGGYVVDEAGIDLDLLKDIKNVRRGRISDYADARSDTARHIASGSLWNVPTDIAIPCATQNELNGVDAAELAKNGCRIVAEGANMPSTPEAVRIFSEAGVSFAPGKAANAGGVATSALEMQQNASRDSWTFSHTEERLSEIMTSIHDHCLHTADEYGAPGNYAAGANIAAFTQVADAMLALGLI encoded by the coding sequence GTGGTCGCCATCGTGGCCGTGCTCGACGAGAAGATCAGCGATCTGTACGCGCAGGTTGTTGCGCGAAACCCCGGGGAGGCCGAATTCCATCAGGCCGTCCGGGAGGTCTTCGACAGTCTGGGTCCGGTCTTGGCGAAACACCCCCACTACGCGGACGCCGGGATCATCAAGAGACTGACCGAGCCCGAGCGCCAGATCATCTTCCGGGTGCCGTGGGTCGACGACCAGGGTCAGGTACAGATCAACCGCGGGTTCCGGGTGGAGTTCAACTCCGCTCTCGGCCCGTACAAGGGCGGGTTGCGCTTCCACCCGAGCGTCTACCTGGGCGTGGTCAAGTTCCTCGGATTCGAACAGATCTTCAAGAACGCCCTGACCGGACTCCCGATCGGCGGCGGCAAGGGTGGCGCCGACTTCGATCCCAAGGGACGCTCCGACGGCGAGGTGATGCGCTTCTGCCAGTCCTTCATGACCGAGCTCTACCGCCACATCGGCGAGTACACCGACGTACCCGCCGGCGACACCGGCGTGGGCGGCCGCGAAATCGGTTATCTGTTCGGCCAATACAAGCGCATCACCAACCGCTACGAATCCGGCGTCCTCACCGGCAAAGGGCTGGCGTGGGGTGGGTCGCAGGTGCGTACCGAGGCGACCGGGTACGGCGTCGTGTTCTTCGTCCGCGACATGCTCGCCGCAGCCGGTGACGACCTCGACGGCAAGACCGTGGTCGTCTCCGGCTCGGGCAATGTCGCGATCTACGCCATCGAGAAGGTGCAGCAGCTCGGTGGCCGTGTGATCGCCTGCTCGGACTCCGGGGGTTACGTCGTCGACGAGGCCGGGATCGACCTGGATCTGCTCAAGGACATCAAAAACGTTCGACGCGGACGTATCTCGGACTATGCCGACGCCCGCTCCGATACTGCCCGCCACATCGCATCCGGCTCGTTGTGGAACGTGCCCACCGACATCGCCATCCCCTGCGCGACACAGAACGAGCTGAACGGGGTCGACGCCGCCGAACTGGCGAAGAACGGTTGCCGCATCGTGGCCGAGGGCGCGAACATGCCCAGCACCCCCGAGGCGGTGCGCATCTTCTCCGAGGCGGGCGTCAGCTTCGCGCCGGGGAAGGCCGCGAATGCGGGCGGGGTGGCCACGAGCGCACTCGAGATGCAGCAGAACGCCTCCCGAGATTCGTGGACGTTCAGCCACACCGAGGAGCGGCTGTCGGAGATCATGACGTCGATCCACGATCACTGCCTCCACACGGCGGACGAGTACGGGGCGCCCGGCAATTATGCGGCCGGAGCCAACATCGCGGCCTTCACCCAGGTCGCCGACGCGATGCTTGCACTGGGTCTCATCTGA
- a CDS encoding tetratricopeptide repeat protein, giving the protein MPGTLRDGLSDLARGGAVGIEAGTRAVRFRLTGRDDLWCRLLDDPFPSHHPMVDALPPVTTRASVATSVVLQYLEGCVDERVHLDFTSTALVLSDGASVGVTTLPADIHGPPVEMWFEVSTLFPAVGVSIGVDGDALHRCTLAHHLADLYSDPADSLAWDVRALDAALALTDERVRSHHADLSVAGLLPSLHLNLADDHRRLGSFEAARRHLDEALRTAAELPEGPYGSMIRDLIEDIAGAVERRDRTARQSHPGASGSDGHDG; this is encoded by the coding sequence GTGCCGGGGACCCTCCGCGATGGTCTGTCCGACCTGGCCCGAGGTGGCGCTGTCGGAATCGAGGCCGGGACCCGCGCGGTACGGTTCCGACTCACCGGTCGGGACGATCTGTGGTGCCGCTTGCTCGACGACCCCTTCCCCTCTCACCACCCCATGGTCGACGCACTGCCACCGGTGACCACGCGCGCGAGCGTCGCCACATCCGTTGTGCTGCAGTATTTGGAGGGCTGCGTCGACGAGCGAGTACACCTGGACTTCACGTCGACAGCACTGGTGTTGAGCGACGGAGCGTCGGTGGGGGTCACCACCCTGCCCGCCGACATCCACGGGCCGCCGGTCGAGATGTGGTTCGAGGTCTCGACCCTCTTCCCCGCGGTCGGTGTGTCCATCGGCGTCGACGGTGACGCGCTCCATCGATGCACTCTCGCGCATCATCTCGCTGACCTGTACAGCGACCCGGCGGACTCGCTCGCGTGGGATGTACGTGCGCTCGACGCCGCCCTTGCACTGACCGATGAGCGGGTGCGGTCTCACCACGCCGATCTCTCCGTGGCGGGTTTACTTCCCTCACTACATCTCAATCTCGCCGACGATCATCGACGGCTGGGGTCATTCGAGGCGGCACGCCGACATCTCGACGAGGCACTCCGCACCGCGGCCGAACTACCAGAAGGACCGTACGGCAGCATGATTCGAGACCTGATCGAGGACATCGCCGGCGCGGTCGAGCGCCGGGACAGGACTGCCAGACAATCGCATCCGGGCGCGTCCGGATCAGACGGTCACGACGGGTGA
- a CDS encoding DNA alkylation repair protein gives MTRSTDIEPTLAEVLGELRALDEPRIRTVNERHGDDHGVNLTKLRAMAKRLRTQPELSSALWATGDTAARLLALLICRPKAFGAAELDAMVREADRPKVHDWFVNYVAKKSAHAEELRTSWMNDPAAGVAAAGWALTSDRVVKRPDDLDLAALLDIIEAEMATAPPRVQWAMNTCLATIGIERPECRSRAIDIGKRLRVLEDYPTSPGCTSPYAPVWIAEIVRRREG, from the coding sequence ATAACCAGGAGCACCGACATCGAGCCGACGCTCGCCGAGGTTCTCGGCGAGCTGCGAGCACTCGACGAGCCGAGAATCCGGACGGTCAACGAGCGGCACGGTGATGATCACGGCGTCAACCTCACCAAGCTGAGGGCGATGGCGAAGCGGCTGCGGACGCAGCCCGAACTCTCGTCGGCGCTCTGGGCGACGGGGGACACCGCGGCGCGGCTGCTCGCGCTGCTGATCTGCCGACCGAAGGCCTTCGGCGCCGCGGAGCTCGACGCGATGGTCCGCGAGGCCGACCGGCCGAAGGTGCACGATTGGTTCGTCAACTACGTCGCCAAGAAGAGCGCGCATGCCGAGGAATTGCGGACGTCCTGGATGAACGACCCCGCCGCCGGTGTCGCGGCGGCGGGTTGGGCTCTGACTTCCGACCGGGTGGTCAAGCGTCCGGACGATCTCGACCTCGCCGCCCTGCTCGACATCATCGAGGCCGAGATGGCGACGGCCCCGCCTCGTGTGCAATGGGCGATGAACACGTGCTTGGCGACCATCGGTATCGAGCGTCCCGAGTGTCGTTCCCGTGCCATCGACATCGGGAAACGGCTGCGGGTGCTGGAGGACTACCCGACCTCGCCGGGTTGTACCTCACCGTATGCGCCGGTGTGGATCGCCGAGATCGTTCGACGCCGAGAGGGCTGA
- a CDS encoding putative quinol monooxygenase, with translation MVIVAGCLRVDPGGRADYLAGCEGVVAAARRAPGCRDFAISADSTDPGRINIFERWDSQSAVEAFRGSGVGDDQARAILSATVAEYDVADMRVLAGAPD, from the coding sequence ATGGTGATCGTCGCCGGCTGTCTTCGGGTCGACCCGGGCGGGCGCGCGGACTACCTCGCAGGATGCGAGGGCGTCGTCGCAGCGGCCCGCCGGGCACCGGGATGTCGAGACTTCGCGATCAGCGCGGACTCGACGGACCCGGGCCGGATCAACATCTTCGAGCGGTGGGACTCGCAGTCGGCTGTCGAGGCCTTCCGGGGTTCCGGGGTCGGCGACGACCAGGCGCGGGCCATCCTCTCGGCGACGGTGGCCGAGTACGACGTCGCGGACATGCGGGTCCTGGCGGGCGCGCCGGACTGA
- a CDS encoding alkaline phosphatase D family protein: MALVLGPILRHVDETSALVWVQTDEPGEVEVLGCGTRTFEVSGHHYALVEVTGLVPDTTTEYQVRVNGALEWPLPDTEFPPSVIRTRGPETADRHRFVFGSCRYPRAEDPKLDEKLGLDALDCYAIRMRHLPVEEWPDTLILLGDQVYADELTPQVKESLESSRTSTAGPADEVVDFEEYEGLYRHTWGDPEIRWILSTVATAMIFDDHDIRDDWNTSDTWRRQMSEKPWWQDRIRAGLASYWVYQHLGNLSPAELRESEDYHRVRDIDGDCWPHLVDVADRADRETDGTKGIRFSFRWDLGNTRLIMIDSRNGRILSGGTRKMLSDVEFEWVENQVEDDLERLDHLVLGSSLPWLLPPVIGDAETLNEIGARQSGRRGRLAEKIRQGADLEHWPAFFDSFVRLSEMIRRVASRDPGPATISVLSGDVHHSYAARAAFSDATSADVHQLVCSPVHNAIPPYIKVVFRVGWSTRLASVVRRWARRGGSPDLPVAWRNTLGPLFGNTIATLSVEGRSAEVTFEQPDLDGTLGRAGNISLTPDSVATERT, encoded by the coding sequence ATGGCTTTGGTTCTGGGTCCGATCCTCCGGCACGTCGACGAGACCTCCGCGCTGGTCTGGGTGCAGACCGACGAACCGGGCGAGGTGGAGGTCCTCGGGTGCGGCACCCGGACCTTCGAGGTATCCGGTCACCATTACGCGTTGGTCGAGGTCACCGGCCTGGTACCCGACACCACCACCGAGTACCAGGTCCGCGTCAACGGTGCCCTCGAGTGGCCGCTCCCCGACACGGAGTTCCCGCCCAGCGTCATCCGGACCCGTGGCCCCGAGACCGCCGACCGGCACCGCTTCGTGTTCGGATCCTGCCGGTACCCCCGGGCCGAGGATCCGAAGCTCGACGAGAAACTCGGACTCGACGCGCTGGACTGCTATGCCATCCGCATGCGCCATCTCCCCGTCGAAGAATGGCCGGACACGCTCATCCTGCTCGGCGACCAGGTGTACGCCGACGAGCTGACCCCGCAGGTGAAGGAGTCGCTCGAATCGAGTCGGACGTCGACCGCCGGACCGGCGGACGAGGTCGTCGACTTCGAGGAGTACGAAGGCCTGTATCGACACACCTGGGGAGACCCCGAGATCCGGTGGATCCTCTCGACCGTGGCGACGGCCATGATCTTCGACGATCACGACATCCGCGACGATTGGAACACCTCCGACACCTGGCGTCGACAGATGAGTGAGAAGCCCTGGTGGCAGGACCGGATTCGTGCGGGCCTGGCCTCGTACTGGGTGTATCAGCATCTCGGCAACCTCTCCCCGGCCGAACTCCGCGAGTCCGAGGACTACCACCGCGTCCGCGACATCGACGGCGACTGTTGGCCCCACCTCGTCGACGTTGCGGATCGCGCCGATCGCGAGACCGACGGGACGAAGGGCATCCGGTTCAGTTTCCGCTGGGATCTGGGCAACACCCGGCTGATCATGATCGACTCCCGCAACGGGCGCATCCTCTCCGGCGGAACGCGGAAGATGTTGAGCGACGTCGAATTCGAGTGGGTCGAGAACCAGGTCGAGGATGATCTCGAACGGCTCGACCACCTCGTGCTCGGTTCGTCGCTGCCGTGGTTGCTGCCGCCGGTCATCGGTGATGCGGAGACCCTCAACGAGATCGGCGCCCGGCAGTCGGGGCGTCGAGGACGACTGGCCGAGAAGATCCGGCAGGGGGCCGACCTCGAGCACTGGCCGGCGTTCTTCGACTCCTTCGTCCGGCTCAGCGAGATGATCCGCCGGGTCGCGAGCCGCGACCCGGGACCGGCGACGATCAGCGTGCTGTCCGGCGATGTCCACCACAGCTATGCGGCGCGTGCCGCGTTTTCGGATGCGACCAGTGCGGACGTGCACCAGTTGGTGTGTTCGCCGGTGCACAACGCGATCCCGCCCTATATCAAGGTGGTGTTCCGGGTGGGGTGGTCCACTCGGCTCGCCTCCGTTGTGCGTCGGTGGGCCCGTCGCGGCGGATCGCCCGACCTACCGGTCGCCTGGCGCAACACTCTCGGCCCACTGTTCGGCAACACCATTGCCACGCTCTCGGTGGAGGGGCGTTCCGCCGAGGTCACCTTCGAACAACCAGACCTCGACGGGACGCTGGGCAGGGCCGGAAACATCTCCCTGACACCGGATTCCGTGGCGACAGAGCGGACATAG
- a CDS encoding VOC family protein, whose protein sequence is MATDFQVTFDCGDPASLSGFWAEVLGYRLQDPPPGFDSWDAALEAFGVPPERRNDASGVIDPDGRGPRLFFQRVPEGKAAKNRVHLDVRAAPGLRGDDRMAALEAEADRLVALGATRVERHDPAPPLGEGHIVLQDPEGNEFCLD, encoded by the coding sequence ATGGCGACAGACTTTCAGGTGACGTTCGATTGTGGTGACCCGGCTTCGTTGTCGGGGTTCTGGGCCGAGGTGCTCGGCTACCGGCTCCAGGACCCACCGCCCGGCTTCGACAGCTGGGATGCCGCGCTCGAGGCCTTCGGTGTCCCGCCGGAACGCCGGAACGACGCGTCGGGCGTGATCGATCCCGACGGACGCGGGCCCCGGTTGTTCTTCCAGCGCGTCCCCGAGGGGAAGGCGGCGAAAAACCGGGTACACCTCGATGTTCGTGCGGCGCCCGGTCTGCGCGGCGATGATCGGATGGCCGCCTTGGAAGCCGAGGCAGACCGGCTCGTCGCGTTGGGCGCGACCAGGGTCGAACGGCACGACCCCGCACCACCGCTCGGCGAGGGGCACATCGTTCTGCAGGACCCCGAGGGCAACGAGTTCTGCCTGGACTAG
- a CDS encoding PPOX class F420-dependent oxidoreductase, whose product MTHSTYDPRDLLAEGGLGVLATIKASGLPQLSPVTAFYDRDAETIYVSMTEGRAKTANLRRDPRAALEITGPDRYTWATAEGTVTLIGPGTEPDGPEVEALVDYYRKAAGEHPDWDEYRSVMVADRRVLMVMSVDRVYGERLR is encoded by the coding sequence ATGACCCACTCCACGTATGACCCCCGTGATCTCCTCGCCGAAGGTGGTCTCGGTGTCCTCGCCACGATCAAGGCATCGGGACTTCCGCAGCTGTCCCCGGTGACCGCTTTCTACGACCGCGACGCCGAGACCATCTATGTCTCGATGACCGAGGGCCGGGCCAAGACCGCGAATCTCAGGCGCGATCCGCGCGCGGCCCTGGAGATCACCGGGCCCGACCGCTACACCTGGGCGACCGCGGAGGGCACCGTCACGCTGATCGGCCCGGGCACCGAACCGGACGGACCCGAGGTCGAGGCGCTCGTGGACTATTACCGCAAGGCCGCAGGCGAACACCCGGACTGGGACGAATACCGCAGCGTGATGGTCGCCGACCGTCGCGTTCTCATGGTCATGTCGGTGGACCGGGTGTACGGCGAACGTCTTCGCTGA
- a CDS encoding DUF4334 domain-containing protein — MHVREILPTTPTTTAEALDLFDSSPAVEPDFMIGTWRGAELPTDHPLDGFLAASGWWGKQFVDAETVHPLLFPTRDGSALWAMNPAIAFGGLGVAEKAPGVTSMSFATPIAATRLLSQTRRSRARLRTTRYRGTDTATMSYDQLPINDVFHRISDDAVLGAMDLKGSPKPYFFVLRRDDSLRLLGH, encoded by the coding sequence ATGCATGTGCGCGAGATCCTGCCCACCACACCGACCACGACCGCCGAGGCACTCGACCTGTTCGACTCCTCCCCCGCGGTCGAACCCGACTTCATGATCGGCACCTGGCGCGGTGCCGAGCTCCCGACCGATCACCCACTGGACGGGTTCCTGGCCGCAAGCGGCTGGTGGGGAAAACAGTTCGTGGATGCCGAGACCGTGCACCCCCTGCTCTTCCCGACCCGCGACGGTTCGGCGCTGTGGGCGATGAACCCCGCGATCGCCTTCGGCGGACTCGGCGTCGCCGAGAAGGCACCGGGGGTCACTTCGATGTCCTTCGCGACTCCGATCGCGGCAACCCGTCTGCTGAGCCAGACCCGGCGGTCACGCGCCCGGTTGCGCACCACCCGGTACCGCGGCACCGACACCGCGACGATGTCGTATGACCAGTTGCCGATCAACGACGTCTTCCACCGGATCTCCGACGACGCCGTCTTGGGCGCCATGGACCTGAAGGGTTCGCCGAAGCCGTACTTCTTCGTGCTCCGACGCGACGACTCGCTCCGCCTCCTCGGCCACTGA